One region of Cydia pomonella isolate Wapato2018A chromosome 9, ilCydPomo1, whole genome shotgun sequence genomic DNA includes:
- the LOC133521426 gene encoding G-protein coupled receptor 143-like — protein sequence MSDPTIQTFCCHHSGKNEDMAVRIMNEFNTDSYNTVCLVSSTVGILGALFQIVHYLWQNIPQRYNTFTSSRGRNIIMWLAVADLLASSGVLIRSSLWLKYKTIMPMPDDGFSVLFCSITSAWTQYFYTATWFWTLFYAIDTWLTIKGRDSHQMVYHSVAWGLPAVTIGVGLSILYFPDATCHNLTSVTSALLKILPNYCATYVPIALVMVINPIMYVLAGKDVEMAVALPLAQFTSKERRVVDALRLKFFMINAVFYICWLPNLLNGILLWTMWFNMPVKVIISIWYVMALMNPMQALFNAMVYRKWSSTGYSMAPTMSSATIKGFQFSDEQSPLLGSEPPRLHLDPLPSSINNYSTL from the exons ATGTCTGATCCAACAATACAAACATTTTGTTGTCATCATTCTGGTAAAAATGAAGATATGGCAGTGAGAATAATGAACGAGTTTAATACAGATTCATATAACACTGTTTGTTTGGTTTCTTCTACAGTCGGTATTTTAGGCGCATTATTCCAG attgtaCACTATCTATGGCAAAATATACCACAAAGGTACAACACGTTTACATCCAGTCGTGGACGAAACATTATAATGTGGCTAGCTGTTGCAGATTTATTGGCATCCTCTG GTGTCCTAATTAGATCTTCACTATGGTTGAAATATAAAACTATTATGCCTATGCCAGATGATGGTTTTAGTGTACTATTCTGCAGTATTACCTCA GCTTGGACTCAATATTTCTATACAGCAACTTGGTTCTGGACACTATTCTATGCAATTGACACTTGGCTTACTATTAAAGGCAGGGACTCTCACCAAATGGTTTACCACTCAGTGGCCTGGGGTCTTCCAGCAGTCACTATTGGAGTAGGACTGTCTATTCTTTATTTCCCAGACGCAAC ATGTCACAATTTAACATCAGTCACAAGTGCCCTACTAAAAATTCTCCCCAACTACTGTGCAACGTATGTGCCTATAGCACTTGTGATGGTAATAAACCCCATCATGTATGTGCTCGCTGGCAAAGATGTTGAAATGGCTGTGGCGCTGCCGCTCGCTCAG TTTACCAGTAAGGAGCGACGTGTTGTGGACGCTTTGAGACTGAAGTTTTTTATGATAAATGCAGTATTCTACATTTGCTGGTTACCTAATCTTTTGAACGGAATACTATTGTGGACTATGTGGTTCAATATGCCAGTAAAAGTTATAATATCTATTTGGTATGTAATG GCTTTAATGAACCCAATGCAAGCGCTATTCAACGCTATGGTTTATCGCAAGTGGAGTTCCACTGGCTACAGCATGGCACCCACAATGTCGAGTGCCACAATCAAAGGATTCCAGTTCAGCGACGAGCAGTCCCCGCTTCTTGGCTCGGAGCCCCCGCGGCTGCATTTGGATCCATTGCCGTCTAGCATCAACAATTATTCGACCCTGTGA
- the LOC133521428 gene encoding A-kinase anchor protein 10, mitochondrial has protein sequence MIKFWKSAAKGKTGCPVRPPETSAIDNSGSKTYLDTHIDGELQENSRIFLKKSKLNLSVHDILVDKKAIKYFIQFMETIGQHVLVKCWLELDNFKVLVLKNSLNGEIDNHWKLSRTKSFDLQCNSHSEPPPTHASQRFSWTEDSANACKQNMQECSTSSLGNLAEHSTLVNVSDYKSKHYNPTEEAINLFKKYVALEAPHQLDLPDSLRKIVITNICHPEGQIKEDCFKPVEDELFNQIEQRYFKDFQNSPLYIKAQIDILTSGSLGLEDILYNEAILFYFMEYMEQESCSILLEFLMAVMHFRDNLLNANTTSPEQAQTDAIVLYDKYFSLQATSPVGFPTNIRSTIESDICREGGPLPTCFDIPYQIVFNTLNRYVKAFLESELYYKYLSEMIHSVDNMWSANHKSHSDCSSEFSLSTQNTLLAMGDPIFRKKKRNHSVPDMTIDSNQLYNADSLWQRKRYDGLILGRVNSLGRFESKFEPDPDKKDKSVLKKMVSRFVPINTSKVDEEMAWQIAHMIVKDVTDLTMAPPENERDDV, from the exons ATGATTAAGTTTTGGAAGAGCGCAG CAAAAGGAAAAACTGGTTGTCCAGTACGGCCACCTGAAACGAGCGCAATCGACAATTCCGGTAGCAAAACTTATTTAGACACGCATATAGACGGTGAACTGCAAG aaaactctcggatattcttaaaaaaatcgaaattgaATTTAAGTGTACATGACATACTTGTAGATAAGAAAgctataaaatactttattcaaTTTATGGAGACTATTGGCCAGCATGTGCTTGTCAAATGCTGGTTGGAATTGGACAACTTCAAGGTCCTTGTtttgaaaaatagtttaaatggTGAAATTGACAATCATTGGAAACTGAGCAGAACAAAAAGTTTTGACCTGCAGTGCAACTCCCACAGCGAGCCGCCCCCCACGCATGCATCACAAAGATTCAGCTGGACTGAAGACAGTGCTAATGCCTGTAAACAAAATATGCAGGAATGTTCCACAAGTTCTCTTGGGAACTTGGCAGAACACTCTACACTAGTAAATGTCTCTGATTATAAAAGTAAACATTATAACCCAACCGAAGAAGccatcaatttatttaaaaaatatgtagcaCTAGAAGCACCACATCAACTAGACTTACCAGAtagtttaagaaaaattgttataacaaatatttgcCATCCTGAGGGGCAAATAAAAGAAGATTGCTTTAAGCCAGTTGAAGATGAATTGTTCAATCAAATTGAACAGAGATATTTTAAGGACTTTCAGAACAGTCCACTCTACATTAAGGCACAAATAGATATATTGACCAGTGGCTCTCTAGGACTGGAAGACATTTTATATAATGAAGccatattattttactttatggaGTACATGGAGCAGGAATCATGCAGTATTTTACTAGAATTTCTTATGGCTGTAATGCATTTCAGGGATAATTTATTGAATGCCAACACTACCAGCCCGGAGCAAGCCCAAACAGATGCAATTGTTCTCTATGACAAGTATTTTTCACTCCAAGCAACAAGTCCTGTTGGCTTCCCCACCAATATTAGATCTACAATAGAAAGTGACATTTGCAGAGAAGGTGGACCTCTTCCAACATGCTTTGATATACCTTACCAAATTGTATTCAACACCCTAAACCGCTATGTAAAAGCATTTTTAGAATctgaattatattataaatatctctCTGAAATGATTCACTCTGTAGATAATATGTGGTCTGCTAATCATAAGTCACATTCGGATTGCAGCAGTGAATTTAGTTTAAGCACTCAAAATACTCTACTTGCAATGGGTGATCCCATCTTCCGTAAAAAGAAACGTAACCATTCCGTGCCTGACATGACAATAGACTCTAACCAGCTTTATAATGCAGACTCATTATGGCAGCGAAAGAGGTATGATGGTTTGATCCTTGGCAGAGTGAATAGTTTGGGTCGATTCGAATCAAAATTTGAACCCGATCCAGACAAAAAAGATAAATCGGTTTTAAAGAAAATGGTCAGTAGATTTGTGCCAATTAATACATCTAAAGTCGATGAAGAGATGGCCTGGCAAATTGCTCATATGATTGTCAAAGACGTCACCGACCTGACAATGGCCCCACCAGAAAATGAACGTGATGATGTATGA